The following nucleotide sequence is from bacterium.
AACAAGACGAGGAAGCGGAGGTCCACATCAAGGGGATGGGGACCTCCCCTTCTACCGGCGTCCGGAAGGGCGTCGTCGTCGATCTGGACGGGACGACGCGGGCGATCGAAGAAGCGGTGGATCGAGCGGAACGGATGGCCGGCGTGAAGATCGCCGCCGCGCTCGTGTCGGTCTCCGGGGAGCACGTCGCGTCTCAGAACAGCCGTGGGGTCGTCGCGGTGTCGCGGGCCGATCACGAGATCGGCGAGCAGGACATCTCGCGGGTGGTGGAGGCGGCGCGGATGACCGCGATTCCCGCGAGCGACCGCGAGATCGTTCACCTCATTCCGCGCGACTTCGTCGTGGACGGGCAGGACGGCGTCAAGAACCCGGTGGGGATGTACGGCTCTCGGCTTGAGGTGGAGGCACATATCGTCACGGGCGCGGGGACGCTGCTGGCCAACCTCCTGAAGTGTGTGCAGCGGGCCGGCCTCGAGATCGAGGAACTCGTGCTCGAACCACTGGCGTCCGGGCAGGCGGTGCTGGCCCAGGCGGAACGGGACCTGGGCGTGGCTGTCGTGGACATCGGCGGCGGCACCACCAGCGTCGGCATCTTCACGAACGGCGGGCTGTGCCATACCGGGATTCTGCCGGTGGGCGGGAGCCACATCACCAATGACATCGCGGTCGGCCTCCGCACGCCCATCGCGGAGGCCGAGCGGCTCAAGGTCGCCTACGGGAGCGCATCGGCGGCG
It contains:
- the ftsA gene encoding cell division protein FtsA, whose amino-acid sequence is MARRGPLVGLDVGTTKVCVIIAEQDEEAEVHIKGMGTSPSTGVRKGVVVDLDGTTRAIEEAVDRAERMAGVKIAAALVSVSGEHVASQNSRGVVAVSRADHEIGEQDISRVVEAARMTAIPASDREIVHLIPRDFVVDGQDGVKNPVGMYGSRLEVEAHIVTGAGTLLANLLKCVQRAGLEIEELVLEPLASGQAVLAQAERDLGVAVVDIGGGTTSVGIFTNGGLCHTGILPVGGSHITNDIAVGLRTPIAEAERLKVAYGSASAATVGAEDTIEVPRIGSHELVVRPRRALVEIIEPRLTEILGMVKSQIKRSGYANLIPAGVVVTGGTALLAGLADAASALLELPSRVGVPDIRGTMAHMVDSPAYATGVGLVLHGARQRAPGRLVRTVDGTGSVFGRVRQWLREFTQGA